The Wolbachia endosymbiont of Ctenocephalides felis wCfeT genome includes a region encoding these proteins:
- a CDS encoding tyrosine-type recombinase/integrase, producing MDLNSIIENWYEWLRCNRSYSPNTLESYMRDLKDLMIFLTSHIGGEVNVGTLKKLSVPELRSWFSSRYARGVNARSNTRALSVVRNFFKYIKNNHGIENDAVFSLSRPIQRKTLPKALSIPDIKVLMKEMKLSDLGEFWVIKREIAIIMLLYGTGLRISEALNLKVGDINNEDLIITGKGDKQRQIFILPVVKKFIEEYVKACPYLGVNNKTEYLFLGVRGKKLGRTYVANRLQKIRRIFNLPEFLSPHAFRHSFATHLLQGDIDIRSIQQLLGHASLETTQIYTHLNYQDVFDMYKTFQQSLEKKKSSTTVADS from the coding sequence GTGGATCTTAATTCAATTATTGAAAATTGGTATGAGTGGCTAAGATGTAATAGGTCTTACTCACCCAATACTTTAGAATCATATATGAGGGATTTAAAAGATCTCATGATTTTTCTTACCTCTCATATTGGTGGGGAAGTAAATGTTGGTACCTTGAAGAAATTAAGTGTACCTGAATTGAGAAGCTGGTTTAGTTCTCGCTATGCAAGAGGCGTAAATGCAAGATCCAACACTCGCGCATTGTCTGTAGTGAGAAATTTCTTTAAATATATAAAGAATAACCACGGCATAGAAAATGATGCTGTATTTTCCTTATCAAGACCAATTCAGAGGAAAACCTTACCTAAAGCATTATCAATACCTGATATAAAGGTTTTAATGAAAGAGATGAAATTATCTGACCTTGGTGAGTTTTGGGTAATAAAAAGAGAAATTGCGATTATCATGCTGCTTTATGGTACAGGGCTTAGAATTAGTGAAGCGTTAAACCTTAAGGTTGGTGATATTAATAATGAAGATTTAATCATTACAGGTAAGGGAGATAAACAAAGACAAATATTCATCCTTCCAGTAGTAAAAAAATTTATAGAAGAATATGTAAAAGCCTGTCCTTATCTTGGTGTTAACAATAAAACAGAATACCTTTTTTTAGGGGTAAGAGGAAAAAAACTTGGTAGAACTTATGTAGCTAATCGTCTGCAGAAGATAAGGAGAATTTTCAATTTACCAGAATTTCTCTCTCCACATGCATTTCGCCATAGCTTTGCTACTCATTTGCTTCAAGGGGATATTGATATAAGGTCAATACAACAGTTGCTTGGCCATGCAAGTCTAGAGACAACTCAAATTTACACTCACTTAAATTATCAAGATGTTTTCGATATGTATAAAACGTTTCAACAAAGTTTGGAAAAGAAGAAAAGTTCAACTACTGTTGCTGATAGTTGA
- the mgtE gene encoding magnesium transporter yields MNIETNYNYDLDQKVISDLIESINGQELENIHKIVKTIDSVQLAYFLSTAINDHREKLINILNDNLLSEALVHVVPDLQIRIIETLGAEHAARLLAFLDIEDIVTIVKDLDEKPLENILDYLPSRTRKSVEELLSYPEESAGRLTHKDMVIAPYYWTLNQLTDFLRNYKKIPEKFYQIFVINSKLEPIGNLNLNKVISHSGETVIEEIMDREIKIIKTGVDQEEVARIFQDYSLLSAPVVNKHGKIIGVILIEDVIKVVQQETEEDALKISGVSSKTDINAPIYRTVMKRLPWLLFNLIAATICSVVVGFFDHVIESFIVLPIIMPIIMSMSGNAGSQTVTLTIRAIATKYLTEQNAKRILFKEFLIGLINGIILSTISLVVMAVRFHSFKVEMIFVASMIMMSIIATFIGAFIPVTLYRLRADPAVSSSILTSATTDILSALILLGLATIFLFNN; encoded by the coding sequence ATGAATATTGAAACAAATTATAACTACGATTTAGATCAAAAAGTTATTAGCGATTTAATAGAATCAATCAATGGTCAAGAGCTAGAAAATATTCATAAAATTGTAAAGACGATAGATAGTGTTCAATTGGCTTATTTTTTATCAACCGCAATCAATGATCACCGGGAAAAATTAATCAACATTCTCAATGATAACTTATTGAGTGAGGCTTTAGTGCACGTAGTGCCAGATTTGCAGATAAGGATTATAGAAACGCTAGGAGCAGAACATGCAGCAAGGTTGCTAGCATTTCTTGATATAGAGGATATAGTGACAATAGTAAAAGATTTAGATGAAAAGCCTTTGGAAAATATACTAGATTATCTTCCTAGCAGAACTAGAAAATCAGTAGAGGAGTTGTTATCATATCCTGAAGAAAGTGCAGGGAGGTTAACACACAAAGATATGGTTATAGCTCCATATTATTGGACACTAAACCAATTGACAGACTTTCTGCGCAACTATAAAAAAATACCGGAAAAATTTTACCAAATTTTTGTTATCAATTCAAAGCTAGAGCCAATAGGAAACCTCAATTTAAATAAAGTTATATCTCACTCTGGAGAGACTGTAATAGAGGAGATAATGGATAGAGAAATAAAAATCATAAAAACCGGAGTAGATCAGGAAGAAGTAGCAAGAATATTTCAGGACTACTCTCTATTATCAGCTCCAGTAGTAAACAAACATGGAAAAATTATAGGGGTAATTCTCATTGAAGATGTAATAAAAGTTGTACAACAAGAAACAGAAGAAGATGCATTAAAAATAAGTGGTGTATCGTCTAAAACTGATATTAATGCTCCTATTTACAGAACTGTTATGAAAAGACTGCCTTGGCTATTGTTCAACCTTATAGCTGCAACAATATGCTCTGTGGTGGTCGGCTTTTTTGATCATGTAATAGAAAGTTTTATTGTGTTGCCAATAATTATGCCAATAATTATGTCAATGAGTGGTAATGCAGGATCTCAAACAGTCACACTTACCATCCGCGCAATTGCAACAAAGTATTTAACTGAGCAGAATGCGAAAAGAATACTATTTAAAGAGTTTTTAATAGGCCTGATAAATGGAATAATTTTATCCACTATTTCACTAGTGGTAATGGCAGTAAGATTTCACAGTTTTAAGGTGGAAATGATTTTTGTGGCATCAATGATTATGATGTCAATTATTGCAACGTTCATTGGAGCTTTTATTCCTGTTACGCTTTACCGCTTAAGAGCCGATCCTGCAGTTTCTTCCTCAATCCTAACATCAGCAACAACCGATATTCTTTCAGCTTTAATACTCCTTGGCCTCGCTACAATTTTCTTATTTAACAACTAA
- a CDS encoding type VI secretion protein, whose translation MTNPKLEKKNNSAPIEGIDLDFIPYACHYDEETILTKQGELLKIIKLEDYASADNCSDLRTEIRNSVSKNVDSPYFTAWIHTVRRHNKLNLHWDKTKDFSDKLHSTWFNKLTDSRLKYINELYIVILFSGFGKHNYNSFLFNRIRSKQKSFLQEKHQQLEKVADLVHKDLEPFGARKLGIRFHEDKMYSEVVEFLHYLVTLTRKSYQIQERDLSQHIRSLRIAFGFNMFQTIFGDQQKFGSIFSLKEYREIPLNNIDRCLQLESEFIITEIMMFSSNSKETKEFTKQINMLKISEGNTLLQNTGIAEAAEAEKTAVCQQKIIFTVFADDRARLAKNISNLSSTMSLIGLMMFKADLHMENHFWAQLPGNFIFVTQPKNILKKYACSFAMLHDFTSGTLKGGRWKEAVTVFFSKKGDPYFFNFHGKKNNGHTTILGAPNSGRTSLINFLLSESRKFNPRIVILDNTGKSIIFIKAVNGQYYIVDPKYKEKSLKFNPLDVEDNAANRSMLVELIKRMVGSADMEDKIKRVVDSIFAIPRESRSFTQISEVLLLLGGKINKWCGDGEFAYLFQDSSESGVDWEAKTISINTANLTKQPECMSVILYYFLYSFEAKCDGSPAILVLDEAWEISNIFPTEEEFDNWMQRMTDLNVVVILSTENLNLAFASKFTQYLDKHVDTRILMPNINANRLYMKAFSLSKEELNIILQTPTQEGLFLIKQYKGLVTLNLDLKNMQEIRVLSANKETIKYMYEAIKEKGEAVNRWLPVFYEKCKA comes from the coding sequence ATGACTAACCCCAAACTTGAGAAGAAAAATAATTCAGCACCAATAGAAGGTATCGACTTAGACTTTATTCCTTATGCTTGTCACTACGATGAGGAAACCATATTAACTAAACAGGGTGAATTATTAAAAATAATCAAGTTAGAGGATTACGCCTCTGCCGATAATTGCAGCGATCTTAGAACTGAAATTAGAAATAGTGTATCAAAAAATGTTGACAGTCCATATTTTACTGCTTGGATCCATACTGTAAGAAGGCATAATAAACTCAACTTACATTGGGACAAAACTAAAGATTTCTCTGATAAGCTACATTCAACGTGGTTTAATAAATTAACTGATAGTAGGTTAAAATATATAAATGAACTGTATATAGTAATATTATTTAGCGGTTTTGGTAAGCATAACTATAATTCATTTCTTTTTAATAGGATAAGGAGTAAGCAAAAGTCTTTTTTACAAGAAAAACATCAGCAATTAGAGAAGGTGGCTGACTTGGTTCATAAGGATTTAGAGCCTTTTGGAGCTAGGAAGCTTGGAATAAGATTTCATGAGGACAAAATGTACTCCGAAGTGGTGGAATTTCTTCATTATCTTGTTACTCTAACACGTAAGAGTTACCAAATACAGGAAAGAGATCTATCTCAACATATTAGAAGTTTAAGAATAGCCTTTGGCTTTAACATGTTTCAAACAATATTTGGAGATCAACAGAAGTTTGGTTCCATATTTAGCCTAAAAGAATACAGAGAGATCCCTTTAAACAATATAGATAGATGCCTGCAGCTTGAATCTGAGTTTATCATCACAGAAATAATGATGTTTTCTAGCAATAGTAAAGAGACAAAGGAATTTACAAAACAGATTAATATGCTAAAAATCAGCGAAGGTAATACTTTATTGCAGAATACAGGAATAGCAGAAGCAGCGGAAGCAGAAAAGACTGCTGTATGTCAGCAGAAAATTATTTTTACTGTTTTTGCTGATGATAGAGCGAGATTAGCTAAAAACATTAGTAATTTGTCCTCTACGATGTCATTAATTGGTTTGATGATGTTCAAAGCCGACCTACATATGGAAAATCATTTTTGGGCGCAGCTTCCTGGCAATTTCATTTTTGTCACACAACCAAAAAACATTTTGAAGAAATATGCTTGCAGCTTTGCTATGTTGCATGACTTTACCTCAGGTACATTGAAGGGAGGCAGATGGAAAGAAGCGGTAACTGTTTTTTTCTCAAAAAAAGGAGATCCTTACTTTTTTAATTTTCATGGAAAAAAAAATAATGGACATACTACAATACTGGGAGCTCCAAATTCTGGTAGAACATCGCTAATCAACTTTCTACTTTCAGAATCAAGAAAGTTTAATCCAAGGATTGTCATATTGGACAACACTGGAAAATCTATAATTTTTATAAAGGCAGTAAATGGTCAATATTATATAGTTGATCCAAAGTATAAAGAAAAAAGTCTAAAATTTAATCCACTAGATGTTGAGGATAATGCTGCTAATCGCAGTATGCTAGTTGAGTTGATCAAGAGAATGGTTGGTTCAGCAGATATGGAAGATAAGATAAAAAGAGTTGTGGATTCCATATTTGCGATACCAAGAGAATCACGCTCCTTTACACAAATTTCTGAAGTTCTCCTGCTCTTAGGTGGAAAGATAAACAAATGGTGCGGTGATGGAGAATTTGCTTATTTATTTCAGGATAGTAGTGAATCAGGCGTTGATTGGGAGGCAAAAACTATATCAATTAATACTGCAAATCTCACAAAACAACCAGAGTGCATGTCCGTGATACTTTACTATTTTTTATATTCTTTTGAGGCAAAATGTGACGGCTCGCCAGCAATACTTGTTTTGGATGAAGCTTGGGAGATTAGTAATATCTTTCCTACGGAGGAAGAATTTGATAATTGGATGCAAAGAATGACGGATTTGAATGTTGTAGTAATTTTAAGCACTGAGAACTTAAATCTAGCATTTGCTAGCAAATTTACTCAATATTTAGATAAGCATGTTGATACAAGAATTTTGATGCCGAATATCAATGCGAATAGGTTATACATGAAAGCGTTTTCTTTATCTAAAGAAGAGTTAAATATAATCTTGCAAACGCCAACGCAGGAAGGTTTGTTTTTAATAAAGCAATATAAAGGGTTAGTAACTTTAAATTTAGATTTAAAGAATATGCAAGAAATTCGCGTGCTTTCAGCTAATAAAGAGACTATAAAGTATATGTATGAGGCAATAAAGGAGAAGGGCGAAGCAGTTAATAGGTGGTTACCGGTGTTTTATGAAAAGTGTAAAGCTTAA
- a CDS encoding PQQ-binding-like beta-propeller repeat protein, with protein sequence MRAIILMIVLLCSNYTMASESVSLVDKKLSQGYVAPVRTDDSIILADKHGALYSFDIDNSKVLNWKVHTIDKKNIGNMSLSYHGEDVFFIVDNILHVVDAKTGEVRWERELRSPVRGKAAVINSKLVVLTVDNYLQAFDVRDGSTIWSHQNGISEVRGLYSISPAVSNDKVIAPFSNGELVAFSEDGKRLWSQKLFTSLLDTQLTDITTTPRILDNIAIATSNSYIYGVDIQSGSILWSKPLQVKSVSDIKSYYSPVMKEKKKGGKIFIITKDDRIIAIDIQNGEVVWQSESVENTQFFAPVMYAYTLWVTSDQGSIIAFPGSKTSGRVIKIPGNVFHTPVFTRDKIYLTTEGNGVYSLENRFVMYD encoded by the coding sequence ATGAGAGCGATAATTTTGATGATAGTGTTGTTGTGTAGCAATTATACAATGGCAAGTGAGAGTGTAAGTCTTGTAGATAAGAAGTTATCACAAGGATATGTAGCTCCGGTACGTACAGATGATAGCATTATTTTAGCAGATAAGCATGGAGCGCTGTACTCTTTTGATATTGATAACTCAAAAGTGCTAAATTGGAAGGTACATACCATAGATAAAAAAAATATAGGCAATATGAGCCTTTCGTATCATGGGGAGGATGTCTTCTTTATAGTAGATAATATTTTGCATGTAGTAGATGCAAAAACTGGTGAGGTTCGCTGGGAGAGAGAATTAAGATCGCCAGTAAGAGGAAAAGCAGCTGTAATAAATAGTAAGTTAGTAGTGTTAACTGTTGATAATTATCTTCAGGCGTTTGATGTAAGAGATGGCAGCACTATTTGGTCACATCAAAATGGTATCAGTGAAGTTCGAGGTTTATATTCTATATCACCAGCAGTTTCTAATGATAAAGTAATAGCACCGTTTTCAAATGGCGAATTAGTGGCTTTTAGTGAAGATGGTAAAAGATTATGGAGCCAAAAGTTATTTACAAGCCTTTTGGATACACAGCTTACAGATATTACAACGACACCAAGAATACTTGATAATATTGCGATAGCTACAAGTAATTCTTACATTTACGGTGTTGATATACAGTCAGGAAGTATTTTATGGTCTAAGCCGTTACAAGTAAAAAGTGTGTCGGATATTAAGTCATACTATAGTCCAGTAATGAAGGAGAAAAAGAAAGGTGGAAAGATTTTTATAATTACTAAAGATGATAGAATAATTGCTATTGATATACAAAATGGTGAAGTAGTCTGGCAGTCTGAGTCAGTAGAAAATACACAATTTTTTGCTCCAGTTATGTACGCTTATACGCTGTGGGTAACAAGTGATCAGGGTTCCATAATTGCTTTTCCTGGATCTAAAACCTCAGGAAGGGTTATCAAAATACCTGGTAATGTATTCCATACACCGGTATTTACTCGCGATAAAATATATTTAACAACTGAGGGGAATGGTGTTTATTCTTTAGAAAATAGGTTTGTTATGTATGACTGA
- the lpdA gene encoding dihydrolipoyl dehydrogenase — protein MTDYDLIVIGGGPGGYKCAIAAAKFGLKVACVDKNDIFGGTCLRVGCIPSKALLHSSYQYSHTKNDLSKLGIKIKGVNFDLNEMLSYKDARVQELGKGIEYLFNLYKITKINGLGKITAFDQGNLEVSVEGKVLKTKNIVIATGSDVSSLPGINIDEENIISSTGALSLTEVPKRLVVIGAGAIGLEMSSVWSRLGSEVTVVEFFDRIAAAMDNELSKSLLSSLQKQGIKFLLSSKVEEIEQGKTLNVKVFSTKDNQMSTIEADKVLVAVGRKPCTEGLGIDDKIGKDNRGFIQVNNKYETNVKGIFAIGDVIGGAMLAHKAEEEGVAVAEVISGQLPHVDYEIIPSVIYTHPAVSSIGRTEEELKNAGRKYKIGKCQFAANGRAKITDDAEGFVKVLVCSETDTILGVHIIGAYADTLINETAVAMAYGAAAEDIYRICHSHPDINEAFRDACIDAFFKK, from the coding sequence ATGACTGATTATGATCTGATTGTTATAGGTGGTGGTCCTGGGGGTTATAAATGTGCTATTGCTGCTGCAAAATTTGGGTTAAAAGTTGCGTGTGTAGATAAAAACGATATTTTTGGAGGTACATGTCTTAGAGTTGGTTGCATACCATCTAAAGCGCTTCTTCACTCCTCCTATCAGTACTCTCACACAAAAAATGATCTGTCAAAGCTCGGTATAAAAATCAAAGGTGTAAATTTTGATCTAAACGAAATGCTGAGCTATAAAGATGCTAGAGTGCAGGAACTTGGAAAAGGCATAGAATATCTATTTAATCTTTATAAAATCACTAAAATTAATGGGCTTGGCAAAATTACCGCTTTTGATCAAGGCAATCTTGAAGTTTCGGTTGAAGGAAAGGTGCTAAAAACAAAAAACATAGTAATTGCAACTGGTTCTGATGTTAGTTCTTTACCTGGTATTAATATTGATGAGGAAAATATTATTTCGTCAACTGGTGCACTTTCTCTGACTGAAGTGCCAAAAAGGCTTGTAGTAATTGGTGCAGGAGCAATAGGGCTTGAAATGTCTTCTGTGTGGAGCAGGCTTGGATCTGAGGTTACCGTAGTTGAATTTTTTGATCGGATTGCTGCAGCTATGGATAACGAATTAAGTAAATCCTTACTTTCTAGCCTACAGAAACAGGGGATAAAGTTTTTGCTCAGCAGCAAGGTTGAGGAGATAGAACAAGGTAAAACTTTAAATGTGAAAGTTTTTTCTACAAAAGATAATCAAATGAGTACCATAGAGGCAGATAAAGTTTTAGTAGCAGTAGGGCGCAAACCATGTACTGAAGGTCTTGGTATTGACGACAAAATCGGAAAAGATAATCGTGGCTTTATTCAAGTGAACAATAAATATGAAACTAATGTAAAAGGAATATTTGCCATTGGTGATGTGATAGGTGGTGCAATGCTTGCTCATAAAGCAGAAGAAGAAGGAGTAGCAGTTGCGGAAGTAATTTCAGGACAATTACCTCATGTTGATTATGAAATTATACCGTCAGTTATTTACACGCATCCAGCAGTTTCTTCAATTGGTAGAACTGAAGAGGAGTTGAAAAATGCTGGCCGTAAATATAAAATTGGCAAGTGTCAGTTTGCTGCAAACGGTAGAGCAAAAATTACTGACGATGCTGAAGGGTTTGTAAAAGTGCTGGTCTGTAGTGAAACGGACACAATATTAGGTGTTCATATTATAGGAGCGTATGCTGATACATTAATTAATGAAACAGCAGTTGCAATGGCATATGGTGCAGCAGCAGAGGATATATATAGAATTTGCCATTCTCATCCTGACATAAATGAAGCCTTCCGTGATGCATGCATAGATGCTTTCTTTAAGAAATAA
- the prfB gene encoding peptide chain release factor 2 (programmed frameshift): protein MTKTYSEILAHFQDLSESVSLIRGVFDIEKLKLRLEELDSQAADDDLWQDNQKAQEILKERSKIKNDVESFLKLESDYNDAISLMKSAVDENDEEFFSEVESELIRIEKLIKYKETESLFTGEADNNDCFLEIHAGAGGTESNDWAEMLMRMYVRWAEIYHNFQVEIVEKLEGDAVGIKSATVKIIGEKAYGWAKSESGIHRLVRISPFDANGKRHTSFASVGVTPVIEDSINITVDEKDLKIDTYRASGAGGQHVNKTESAVRITHIPTGVVVQCQNGRSQHKNKDEALKMLKGRLYQIELEKKEQKMAEEYGKKCNIGWGNQIRSYVVHPYQMVKDLRTGHEVGNINSVFDGNIDSFIISVLTSD, encoded by the exons ATGACAAAAACTTATTCAGAAATTCTCGCACACTTTCAGGATTTAAGTGAAAGTGTTTCCTTAATTAGG GGTGTCTTTGACATAGAGAAGTTAAAACTGCGTCTTGAAGAATTAGATTCTCAAGCTGCAGATGATGATTTATGGCAAGATAACCAAAAAGCACAAGAGATCTTAAAGGAACGTTCTAAAATTAAGAATGATGTGGAGTCATTTTTGAAGTTGGAAAGTGATTATAATGATGCCATCAGCTTGATGAAATCTGCTGTTGATGAAAATGATGAAGAATTTTTTTCTGAAGTTGAAAGTGAATTAATAAGAATAGAGAAATTAATTAAATACAAAGAAACAGAATCCTTATTTACCGGTGAGGCAGATAATAACGACTGCTTTTTAGAGATTCACGCAGGAGCTGGAGGTACTGAAAGTAATGATTGGGCAGAGATGCTTATGCGTATGTACGTTAGATGGGCAGAGATTTATCATAATTTTCAAGTTGAGATTGTAGAGAAATTAGAAGGTGATGCAGTTGGTATAAAGTCTGCAACGGTAAAGATTATTGGAGAAAAAGCTTATGGTTGGGCAAAAAGTGAGAGCGGCATTCACAGACTAGTGAGAATATCGCCATTTGATGCAAATGGTAAACGCCATACTAGCTTTGCCAGTGTGGGAGTGACCCCAGTGATTGAGGATTCAATCAATATTACAGTGGATGAGAAAGATTTAAAAATCGACACTTATCGTGCTTCTGGAGCCGGTGGTCAGCATGTGAATAAAACTGAAAGTGCAGTGCGCATTACGCATATTCCAACTGGTGTGGTAGTTCAATGTCAAAATGGTCGCTCACAGCATAAAAACAAAGATGAAGCGTTAAAAATGCTGAAGGGACGTTTATATCAAATTGAACTGGAAAAGAAAGAACAAAAAATGGCTGAGGAATATGGCAAAAAATGCAATATAGGTTGGGGTAATCAAATCAGGTCATACGTTGTGCATCCATACCAAATGGTAAAAGATTTAAGAACTGGACACGAAGTAGGGAATATAAATTCCGTTTTTGA